One Coffea arabica cultivar ET-39 chromosome 5e, Coffea Arabica ET-39 HiFi, whole genome shotgun sequence DNA segment encodes these proteins:
- the LOC140006343 gene encoding uncharacterized protein, with protein MRRFVRGWFDDYKNWLEYSIEKDAAYCLCCYLYRPDVGEQSGGDSFIKEGFTNWKKKDRFDVHVGGPNSAHNLSWSKCQSLLNQGLAFRGHDESDISENQGNFLELLHFLAGHNDDIKKVVLENAPKNLKLIAPDIQKDISNALASETTSIIVNDIGHGLFAILCDESRDASTKEQLAVVIRYVDSRGYVIERFLGILHVRDTTALSLKKAIDDLFSKHGLSISQIRGQGYDGASNMRGEYNGLKTLIMKENGVAKKHVQVSSMYNTLSTLVHVLEGSSKRQEILREQRLKKVVDDLMTGDLVSGRGLNQETSLQRACDTRWGSHFGSLLKLVLMYDSVIDVLLIIENDGLVEQRGQAYALLNSLQSFEFAFILHLMKKIMGITNALSEALQRKDQDIVNAMGLVKVSKQQLQATREDGWDFLLDEVCLFCEKHEIIIPKMDEMFITSGRSRRKVQQITNLHHYRVELFCAVIDLQLQELNNRFNEINMELLLCMACLNPSDSFAAFDKKKLIRLAEHYPCEFSKLDILALDIELDTYINDLKSAKEFLDLRKISDLAQRLVETKRDIVYPLVYMLLKLALILPVATATVERAFSAMNIVKNRLRNRMGDTWMNDCLVTYIEKNILREVENEKVVNRYQNMKTRREQLRPFMVIELALRKFNVIDGCINEEEEVLMSIKGQTATRDAMESLLPEKAMACDIINCYCAMKTARQQRRAVEESIRWWFMPTWFQQEILEFNKSADELYYAYLQECKVGDNIKKCEKIFVPMWHDAHWYMCVVDMANEEVLIYDSMRGHEQMDMIRRGFVETMIERLEAALTHGLEGWDCGLFMLKYMDMLSSGIGSWKWNQERRKLALCLVLDDANVVRHQIMRKANIHRSLEMNKVEVG; from the exons ATGCGTCGATTTGTTCGGGGCTGGTTTGATGATTACAAGAATTGGTTAGAATATAGTATTGAAAAAGATGCAGCTTATTGCTTATGTTGTTATCTATATAGACCAGATGTGGGCGAACAATCTGGTGGTGATAGTTTCATTAAGGAAGGATTcacaaattggaaaaaaaaggaTAGATTTGATGTTCATGTTGGTGGTCCTAATAGCGCACACAATCTGAGTTGGAGTAAATGTCAAAGTTTATTAA ATCAAGGTTTGGCTTTTCGTGGTCATGATGAATCTGATATTTCTGAAAATCagggaaattttcttgaacttttgcACTTCCTTGCGGGTCATAATGATGATATAAAAAAGGTTGTTCTTGAAAATGCCCCTAAAAATCTCAAACTCATTGCTCCAGATATTCAAAAGGATATTTCAAATGCTTTGGCAAGTGAGACTACAAGCATTATTGTAAATGATATTGGACATGGATTGTTTGCTATTTTATGTGATGAATCTCGTGATGCATCAACAAAGGAGCAATTAGCAGTTGTTATTCGTTACGTGGATTCACGTGGATATGTGATTGAGCGTTTTCTTGGTATTCTACATGTAAGAGATACTACTGCTCTTTCACTTAAGAAAgcaattgatgatttattttcAAAGCATGGTTTGAGCATATCACAAATCCGTGGTCAAGGTTATGATGGTGCTAGTAACATGCGAGGTGAATATAAtggtttaaaaactttgatcaTGAAGGAAAATG GGGTTGCAAAGAAACATGTCCAAGTCTCTTCTATGTATAATACATTGTCTACCTTAGTGCATGTTCTTGAAGGTTCATCTAAAAGACAAGAAATTCTTAGAGAACAACGCCTTAAGAAAGTCGTTGATGATTTAATGACTGGAGATCTTGTGAGTGGTCGGGGTTTAAATCAAGAAACTAGCCTTCAAAGAGCTTGTGATACACGTTGGGGTTCACATTTTGGCTCGTTGTTAAAGTTGGTTCTTATGTATGATTCTGTAATAGATGTTCTTTTGATAATTGAAAATGATGGCCTAGTGGAGCAAAGAGGTCAAGCATATGCACTTCTTAATTCTTTGCAATCTTTtgaatttgcatttattttacaCTTGATGAAGAAAATCATGGGAATAACGAATGCACTATCTGAAGCattacaaaggaaggatcaagATATTGTGAATGCTATGGGTCTGGTCAAAGTTTCCAAGCAACAATTACAAGCTACTAGGGAAGATGGATGGGATTTTTTACTTGATGAAGTTTGTTTGTTTTGTGAAAAACATGAGATCATCATTCCGAAAATGGATGAAATGTTCATAACTAGTGGGAGATCTCGAAGAAAAGTTCAGCAAATTACAAACCTTCACCACTATCGAGTTGAGCTATTTTGTGCTGTCATAGATTTACAACTCCAAGAACTCAACAATCGTTTCAATGAAATCAATATGGAGTTGCTTCTGTGTATGGCATGCTTGAACCCAAGTGATTCCTTTGCAGCATTTGATAAGAAAAAGTTGATTCGTCTTGCAGAACATTATCCTTGTGAGTTTTCTAAGTTGGATATTCTTGCACTTGACATTGAATTGGATACTTATATTAATGACTTGAAATCAGCTAAGGAATTTCTCGATTTAAGAAAGATCTCTGATCTAGCTcaaaggttggtggagactaaGAGAGATATTGTGTATCCATTGGTTTATATGCTCTTAAAGTTGGCTTTGATTTTGCCTGTTGCTACAGCTACAGTAGAAAGAGCTTTTTCAGCTATGAATATAGTGAAGAATCGGTTACGAAATAGAATGGGAGACACTTGGATGAATGATtgtttagttacttatattgagaaaaatatacttcGTGAAGTTGAAAATGAGAAAGTTGTAAAccgttatcaaaatatgaaaactcgtCGTGAacaatt ACGCCCCTTTATGGTCATTGAGTTAGCCCTAAGGAAGTTCAACGTAATTGATGGTTGTATTAATGAGGAAGA GGAAGTATTGATGTCAATTAAGGGGCAGACAGCAACTCGGGATGCAATGGAGTCCTTGCTGCCCGAAAAAGCTATGGCATGTGAT ATAATAAATTGTTATTGTGCGATGAAAACAGCAAGGCAGCAAAGGCGTGCTGTAGAGGAGTCAATTCGATGGTGGTTTATGCCAACTTGGTTTCAG CAAGAGATTTTGGAGTTCAACAAATCTGCAGACGAACTGTATTATGCATATCTACAGGAATGTAAAGTAGGAGATAATATAAAGAAGTGTGAGAAG ATTTTCGTGCCAATGTGGCACGATGCGCATTGGTATATGTGTGTGGTGGACATGGCAAACGAAGAAGTATTAATTTATGATTCAATGAGAGGACACGAGCAAATGGATATGATTAGGCGCGGGTTTGTGGAGACAATG ATTGAAAGGTTGGAAGCAGCGCTGACTCATGGTTTGGAAGG GTGGGATTGTGGGTTATTCATGCTGAAGTACATGGATATGTTGTCAAGTGGAATTGGAAGCTGGAAATGGAACCag GAGCGTCGCAAACTAGCACTGTGTTTGGTTCTGGATGATGCCAACGTTGTCCGTCATCAAATTATGCGCAAAGCGAATATCCATAGGAGCTTGGAGATGAATAAAGTCGAAGTTGGATGA